Proteins encoded within one genomic window of Ammonifex degensii KC4:
- a CDS encoding nucleotide pyrophosphohydrolase — translation MELKKMQEEVDRWITQFAEGYWHPLSILARLIEEVGELAREINHQFGEKPKKADEPPGDIALELGDILFILLCYANLLNIDLEKAFRATMEKYRQRDLNRWTRLKVEGED, via the coding sequence ATGGAGCTCAAGAAGATGCAGGAGGAAGTAGACCGGTGGATAACCCAGTTTGCCGAGGGCTACTGGCACCCTCTGAGCATCCTGGCCCGCCTCATCGAGGAAGTAGGGGAGCTGGCGCGGGAAATAAACCACCAGTTCGGCGAAAAGCCCAAAAAGGCGGACGAGCCCCCCGGAGACATAGCCCTGGAGCTGGGTGACATCCTCTTCATCCTGCTCTGTTACGCCAACCTGCTCAACATAGACCTGGAGAAGGCTTTCCGGGCCACGATGGAGAAATATCGTCAGCGAGACCTTAACCGCTGGACCAGGCTTAAAGTCGAAGGAGAGGATTAG
- a CDS encoding DUF1015 domain-containing protein, whose amino-acid sequence MPIIAPLRGWRYHNFPLALVISPPYDVVDERKAQELRSRHPYNIIHLEESREGKGPEAYTAAALLWQRWRQEGVLKPESSPALYFYAQSFHWQEKTYTRRGFFCLLKLEPYGRGILPHEETLARARSDRWELLRACRAHFSPIFGLYLGEEEETEALWREILRLPADLDFSDPEGQGHKLWVVKEKSLIEKAQALLANRVVLLADGHHRFETALRYREFFEEEGAHDWILAYLASARDPGILILPTHRLLRLPLKARLQELLARAEETFFTVRRISALSLLHPLPAETIGLYAGKEEAFLFSLRPGVDPARVLPGEHPPAWKRLTVTVLHRLLLERSWGLSWKEEEMSYTHEAAEALARVDQGEYELAFLLPPPSMEEIAAVATSGAKMPQKSTYFYPKVPAGLVIFSLDNG is encoded by the coding sequence TTGCCGATAATCGCTCCTTTGCGCGGCTGGCGCTACCACAATTTCCCCCTCGCCTTAGTCATCTCGCCCCCTTATGACGTGGTGGACGAGCGCAAAGCTCAGGAACTGCGCTCCCGCCACCCCTACAACATCATCCACCTGGAGGAAAGCCGGGAAGGCAAGGGTCCCGAGGCTTATACCGCCGCCGCCCTTCTCTGGCAGAGGTGGCGTCAGGAAGGAGTTTTAAAGCCAGAAAGTTCCCCGGCCCTTTACTTTTACGCCCAGAGCTTCCACTGGCAAGAAAAGACTTACACCCGGCGCGGCTTTTTCTGCCTGCTCAAGCTCGAACCCTACGGTCGAGGTATCTTACCCCATGAGGAGACACTGGCCCGCGCCCGCTCCGACCGGTGGGAACTCCTTCGGGCCTGCCGGGCCCACTTCTCCCCCATCTTCGGCCTTTACCTGGGAGAAGAAGAGGAAACCGAAGCCCTGTGGCGGGAAATTTTAAGACTACCTGCCGATCTCGACTTTTCCGACCCAGAAGGGCAGGGGCATAAGCTCTGGGTAGTCAAGGAGAAAAGCTTAATCGAAAAGGCGCAGGCCCTCCTGGCCAACCGGGTAGTCCTGCTGGCCGATGGGCATCACCGTTTTGAGACCGCCCTCCGCTACCGGGAGTTCTTTGAGGAAGAAGGAGCCCACGACTGGATCTTGGCCTACCTCGCCTCCGCTCGGGATCCGGGGATTCTCATCCTTCCCACCCACCGGCTACTCCGCCTGCCCCTCAAGGCCAGGTTGCAGGAGTTGCTGGCCAGGGCGGAAGAGACCTTCTTCACCGTGAGGCGAATATCCGCCCTCTCTCTCCTTCACCCCTTGCCTGCCGAAACTATAGGACTTTACGCCGGCAAGGAAGAAGCTTTCCTCTTCTCCTTACGCCCGGGAGTGGACCCGGCCCGGGTCCTGCCGGGGGAGCACCCCCCTGCCTGGAAGCGGCTAACGGTAACGGTGTTGCATCGTCTTTTGCTCGAAAGGAGCTGGGGGCTATCTTGGAAAGAGGAAGAGATGAGCTACACCCACGAGGCGGCAGAAGCACTGGCTAGGGTGGACCAGGGAGAATATGAGCTTGCCTTTTTGCTCCCCCCGCCAAGCATGGAGGAGATAGCGGCCGTGGCCACCAGCGGGGCCAAAATGCCCCAAAAGTCCACCTACTTTTACCCCAAAGTACCGGCTGGGCTGGTGATCTTTTCGCTGGATAACGGGTAA
- the xerD gene encoding site-specific tyrosine recombinase XerD: MLEKWLEEFLEFLRVERGLADNTIAAYRTDLKHFCAFVARRQFSLDPSSLRDACLCYLYELNAAGYLASTVARRLAALKSFCAYLATQAGYLPWDPAEELSSPKIPERLPKVLRPEEVERLLTAPRTNTPQGLRDRALLELAYATGMRVSELVGLDVDHLNLEAGYVRVLGKGGKERIVPVGRVAQHYLREYLEKAWPRLVKDRRTSALFVNRRGGRLTRQAVFKLLKDYARQAGLTSAPSPHTLRHSFATHLLENGADLRVVQELLGHVSISTTQIYTHLTSTRVREVYRRAHPRSRKTEP; this comes from the coding sequence ATGCTGGAGAAGTGGCTGGAGGAGTTTTTGGAGTTTTTGCGGGTGGAGCGGGGCCTGGCAGATAACACCATAGCCGCCTACCGTACCGACCTCAAGCACTTTTGCGCTTTCGTGGCCCGGCGCCAGTTTTCCCTGGATCCCTCTTCTTTGCGCGACGCCTGCCTTTGCTACCTTTACGAACTTAATGCCGCCGGATATCTGGCTTCCACGGTGGCTCGGCGCTTGGCGGCCCTCAAATCTTTCTGCGCCTACTTGGCGACCCAGGCTGGCTACCTGCCCTGGGATCCGGCAGAAGAACTTTCCTCTCCCAAGATCCCCGAGCGGCTGCCCAAGGTGCTGCGCCCGGAGGAAGTGGAGCGCCTGCTCACCGCTCCCCGGACCAACACTCCTCAGGGGTTGAGAGATAGGGCTTTGCTGGAGCTGGCCTACGCCACAGGGATGCGGGTGTCGGAGCTTGTGGGGCTGGATGTGGACCACCTTAACCTGGAGGCGGGCTACGTGCGTGTTTTAGGCAAGGGAGGAAAGGAGCGGATAGTGCCGGTAGGGAGGGTGGCGCAGCATTACCTGAGGGAATACCTAGAGAAGGCCTGGCCCCGCCTGGTGAAAGATCGTCGCACTTCCGCCCTCTTTGTTAATCGCCGGGGCGGAAGGCTCACCCGGCAAGCGGTCTTCAAGCTTTTAAAAGATTATGCCCGCCAGGCTGGCCTGACTTCGGCCCCTTCTCCTCACACTTTACGCCACTCCTTTGCCACCCATCTTTTAGAGAACGGGGCCGATCTGCGGGTGGTCCAGGAGCTCTTGGGCCACGTTTCCATCAGTACTACTCAAATTTACACTCATCTCACTTCGACCAGGGTGCGTGAGGTGTACCGGCGGGCCCACCCGCGTTCCCGGAAAACGGAGCCTTAA
- a CDS encoding phosphopentomutase gives MVVLDGVGIGALPDAHRYRDEGSNTLGNLARAVGGLDLPHLTAWGLGNIGEILGVDPVEEPLASYGKMAEASPGKDTTTGHWELMGVILERPFPVYPQGFPPEIIRTFEERIGRKVLGNKPASGTVIIEELGPLHLETGYPIVYTSADSVFQIAAHEEVIPVEELYRMCRIAREILTGEHAVARVIARPFTGKPGSFRRTPRRHDFSLPPPRPTLLDALVERGYEVVGIGKIPDIFAGRGITRSLPAKDNQENLQVTIKAVKNMAPGLVFTNLVDFDTLYGHRNDLQGFARALREFDAALPRLAEALPEDGILFVTADHGCDPTTPSTDHSREYVPLLVWGGSRLGRGVNLGVRETFADLAATVANLFGFSWPVGKSFADLLPWQRRGEKLCGPTT, from the coding sequence GTGGTAGTGCTGGACGGGGTGGGTATCGGGGCCTTACCGGATGCCCACCGCTACAGGGACGAAGGAAGCAATACTCTGGGCAACCTGGCGCGAGCGGTAGGGGGACTTGATCTTCCCCACCTTACGGCCTGGGGGTTGGGAAACATAGGAGAAATCCTGGGTGTTGACCCGGTGGAGGAGCCGCTGGCCTCTTACGGCAAGATGGCTGAGGCTTCACCGGGCAAGGATACCACCACCGGCCACTGGGAACTGATGGGAGTCATCCTAGAACGCCCTTTTCCCGTCTATCCCCAGGGGTTTCCACCCGAGATCATCCGGACCTTTGAGGAGCGCATAGGGCGCAAGGTTCTGGGGAACAAACCTGCCTCCGGTACGGTCATTATCGAGGAACTCGGGCCACTGCACTTGGAAACCGGTTACCCCATAGTCTATACCTCGGCCGACAGCGTTTTCCAGATAGCTGCCCATGAAGAAGTCATCCCGGTAGAGGAGCTTTACCGGATGTGCCGTATAGCCAGGGAGATCCTCACCGGTGAGCACGCCGTGGCGCGGGTCATCGCCCGCCCCTTCACGGGGAAGCCGGGAAGTTTCCGCCGCACCCCGCGCCGCCACGATTTCTCTCTTCCCCCGCCCCGTCCCACCTTGCTGGACGCCTTGGTGGAGCGGGGCTACGAAGTGGTGGGGATAGGGAAAATACCGGACATCTTTGCCGGGAGGGGGATAACCCGCTCCTTGCCGGCCAAGGACAACCAGGAGAACTTGCAGGTGACCATCAAAGCGGTGAAGAATATGGCGCCGGGCCTGGTCTTCACCAACCTGGTGGACTTCGACACCCTCTATGGGCACCGCAACGACCTCCAGGGCTTTGCCCGGGCTTTGCGGGAGTTCGACGCTGCCTTACCTCGCCTGGCCGAGGCCCTGCCGGAAGACGGAATTCTTTTCGTCACTGCCGATCACGGCTGTGACCCCACCACTCCCAGCACCGATCACTCGCGCGAATACGTTCCTTTACTGGTATGGGGAGGATCGCGGCTTGGACGGGGAGTAAACCTGGGGGTGCGCGAGACCTTTGCCGACCTGGCGGCGACTGTAGCCAACCTTTTCGGTTTTTCCTGGCCGGTGGGAAAGAGCTTTGCCGACCTCTTACCCTGGCAAAGGCGAGGTGAAAAGCTTTGCGGGCCTACGACCTGA
- a CDS encoding stage II sporulation protein M, which produces MGVIKMRQPVIYYLVFTRAWFFLLLRRFWLPLLFSFFLVMAAAAWGISVAERLEGREIQELTQYTAQLLAVAQKDGAKLPQAALYHLLPLGVCYLAGLSIYTTPLIVLVLMLQGYAWGFTAAFLLRQSELPGTKVLLVAFLPHNLPLFLALLLAAATSFSLAFFRQQQGKTPAFTAEPWFWRYTGLMLCWGCLSVGAALVEVYLVPWLVRLLLAGG; this is translated from the coding sequence TTGGGGGTTATCAAGATGCGGCAGCCGGTAATTTACTACCTGGTGTTCACCCGAGCCTGGTTTTTTCTTTTGCTCCGCCGCTTCTGGCTTCCGCTACTCTTTTCCTTTTTTCTGGTAATGGCCGCGGCGGCCTGGGGTATAAGCGTAGCAGAGCGGCTGGAGGGCCGGGAAATCCAGGAGCTAACCCAGTACACGGCCCAGTTACTCGCGGTAGCACAAAAGGACGGGGCGAAGCTCCCGCAGGCGGCCCTTTATCACCTTTTGCCCCTGGGGGTTTGCTATCTGGCGGGTTTGAGTATCTACACCACGCCGCTTATAGTCCTGGTTTTAATGCTTCAAGGGTACGCCTGGGGCTTTACCGCTGCCTTTCTTCTGCGGCAAAGCGAGCTTCCAGGAACTAAAGTGCTGCTGGTGGCCTTTCTTCCTCATAATTTGCCCTTGTTCCTGGCCTTGCTTTTGGCAGCCGCCACTTCTTTCTCCTTAGCCTTCTTCCGCCAGCAGCAGGGTAAAACGCCTGCTTTTACTGCGGAGCCCTGGTTCTGGCGCTACACTGGGCTTATGTTGTGCTGGGGATGTCTTTCGGTGGGAGCGGCGCTGGTAGAAGTTTACCTGGTCCCCTGGCTGGTAAGGCTCTTGCTTGCGGGAGGGTAG
- a CDS encoding DUF3866 family protein: MVSNARLRLRPGKVLRILDKRADLVEVLVEVEGREEKAIILESFTGEVAVGDPVLLNTTAVAKGLGSGGYHFVVANLRRVVLDPPEPGHIMKLRYTPAQIKVLAVEEPDSPYHTVMRQAVSLEGTPVVALELHSQLAPVAAAVWRAGKGRLRLVYVMTDGGALPLSLSRTVAELRGRRLLAATVTVGHAFGGDLEAVTLHSGLLAAKHVTRADIIVAGIGPGVVGTGTPLGTTAVGQGEIANAAWALGGRPIVPLRLSFADPRPRHRGVSHHTLTVLQRVSLAPCWVPLPWLPPPKEALVWQQLSETEIPARHRVVALDATPALAALEALEIQVSTMGRGLEEDREFFLAAGAAGLWAVHLLSLS; this comes from the coding sequence ATGGTATCAAACGCCCGCCTGCGCCTGCGACCGGGCAAAGTTCTGCGTATACTGGATAAGCGCGCCGACTTGGTAGAAGTCCTGGTGGAAGTAGAGGGAAGAGAGGAGAAGGCCATAATCCTGGAAAGCTTCACCGGGGAAGTGGCCGTAGGAGACCCAGTGCTGCTCAACACCACGGCGGTGGCCAAGGGGCTGGGTAGCGGCGGCTACCACTTCGTGGTAGCCAACCTGCGCCGGGTGGTCCTGGACCCGCCGGAGCCAGGACACATCATGAAGCTCCGTTATACTCCGGCCCAGATAAAGGTGCTGGCGGTGGAAGAGCCGGACAGCCCTTATCATACCGTCATGCGTCAGGCTGTAAGCCTTGAGGGCACGCCGGTGGTGGCCCTGGAACTACACAGCCAGTTGGCACCAGTGGCCGCCGCTGTCTGGCGAGCGGGCAAGGGCCGGCTCCGTCTGGTCTACGTCATGACCGACGGGGGTGCTTTACCCCTTTCTCTTTCCCGGACGGTAGCCGAGCTCCGGGGGAGAAGACTGCTGGCGGCCACCGTCACGGTGGGGCATGCCTTCGGGGGTGATCTGGAAGCAGTAACTTTGCACAGCGGCTTGCTGGCGGCCAAGCACGTGACCCGGGCCGACATCATTGTGGCCGGGATCGGCCCCGGCGTTGTGGGTACCGGGACGCCTCTAGGAACCACGGCGGTAGGGCAGGGGGAGATAGCCAACGCTGCCTGGGCCCTAGGGGGCAGGCCAATAGTTCCTTTGCGCCTGAGCTTCGCCGATCCCCGCCCCCGGCACCGGGGAGTAAGCCACCACACTTTGACCGTGCTGCAGCGGGTCAGTCTGGCTCCTTGCTGGGTTCCCCTTCCCTGGCTACCTCCTCCCAAGGAAGCCCTGGTGTGGCAGCAGTTGAGCGAAACCGAAATACCGGCCAGGCACCGGGTGGTGGCTCTAGACGCCACGCCGGCCTTGGCCGCCCTGGAAGCCTTGGAAATCCAGGTTTCCACCATGGGGAGGGGCCTGGAAGAAGACCGAGAGTTTTTCTTGGCCGCCGGAGCGGCCGGGCTATGGGCCGTTCACCTGCTCTCCCTTTCATAA
- a CDS encoding thymidine phosphorylase: MRAYDLIRRKRDGEKLSAEELEWLIFSYLEGEVPDYQMAAWLMAVYFRGLDAEETAHLTGAMVRTGKFLDLSGIPGVKVDKHSTGGVGDKTTLVLAPWLAAAGLKVAKMSGRGLGHTGGTIDKLESIPGFRTELTIEDFLSQLEEVGVAVTSQSFALVPADRKLYALRDVTATVESVPLIAASVMSKKLALRTDALVLDVKVGKGALAKDLKMARELASLMVDIGKRAGRKVRAVISDMEKPLGRAVGNALEVEEAIATLQGNGPEDLVELCLSLGSQLLELAGLAESEKEAREKLRHVWEEGRAWEKFKEWVKAQGGKVEAVEDPSLLPQAPKELVITSPDTGFVEAVDALAIGEAARILGAGRERKGDPIDPAVGVILEAKVGDWVERGAPLARLRVREKGVEEAEALVARAFTFSAQPPPPKPLIHEVVS; the protein is encoded by the coding sequence TTGCGGGCCTACGACCTGATCCGGCGCAAGCGCGACGGAGAGAAGCTGAGCGCCGAGGAGCTGGAGTGGCTGATTTTCTCCTACCTGGAGGGAGAGGTTCCCGACTACCAGATGGCCGCCTGGCTCATGGCGGTCTACTTCCGGGGACTTGACGCGGAAGAAACCGCGCACCTCACCGGCGCCATGGTGCGCACGGGCAAATTCCTCGATCTCAGCGGGATACCGGGAGTAAAGGTAGACAAGCACTCCACCGGCGGCGTGGGGGACAAGACCACCCTGGTCTTGGCTCCCTGGCTGGCGGCTGCCGGGCTTAAAGTGGCCAAAATGTCAGGGCGCGGGCTGGGGCACACGGGAGGAACCATCGACAAGCTGGAATCTATCCCCGGTTTCCGCACTGAGCTTACCATTGAGGATTTCCTGAGCCAGCTAGAAGAAGTAGGAGTGGCTGTCACCTCTCAGTCTTTTGCCTTGGTGCCCGCCGACCGCAAGCTCTACGCCTTGCGCGACGTGACGGCAACGGTAGAAAGCGTGCCTTTGATCGCCGCCAGCGTTATGAGCAAAAAGCTGGCCCTGCGTACCGACGCCCTGGTGCTCGACGTCAAGGTGGGTAAAGGGGCGTTAGCCAAGGACCTGAAGATGGCCCGGGAGTTAGCCTCGCTCATGGTGGACATAGGGAAGCGGGCGGGGAGAAAGGTCCGGGCGGTAATCTCCGATATGGAAAAGCCTCTAGGGCGGGCGGTGGGGAATGCCCTGGAGGTAGAAGAGGCCATAGCCACTTTGCAAGGTAACGGTCCTGAAGACCTGGTAGAGCTTTGTCTTTCCTTGGGTAGTCAACTCCTGGAGCTTGCCGGGCTGGCGGAAAGCGAGAAGGAGGCGCGCGAGAAGCTGAGGCACGTCTGGGAGGAAGGTAGGGCCTGGGAGAAGTTTAAGGAGTGGGTCAAGGCACAGGGAGGGAAAGTGGAGGCAGTGGAAGATCCCTCGCTTCTTCCCCAGGCTCCTAAGGAGTTAGTGATCACCAGTCCGGACACCGGCTTTGTGGAGGCCGTGGACGCTCTGGCCATAGGCGAGGCAGCGCGTATCTTAGGCGCGGGCCGGGAGCGCAAGGGGGATCCGATAGATCCGGCGGTAGGGGTGATCCTGGAGGCAAAAGTGGGGGATTGGGTGGAGAGGGGAGCGCCTCTGGCCCGGCTGCGGGTAAGAGAGAAGGGTGTGGAAGAGGCGGAGGCTCTGGTGGCGCGGGCTTTCACCTTTAGCGCTCAACCCCCGCCTCCGAAACCGCTCATTCACGAGGTGGTCTCATGA
- a CDS encoding Mrp/NBP35 family ATP-binding protein, translated as MSDDKKEKCAEEGKTCSSCAERGTCEHAKDKPAFDPPHPLSKIKHVIAIMSGKGGVGKSTVTALLAVALTRDGNQVGILDADVTGPSIPKLFGLKGKPEASELGIFAPRTNLLGIRAISMNLFLEREDEPVIWRGPIISNVIRQFWTEVIWGDLDYLLVDLPPGTGDAPLTVMQSLPLDGVIIVSSPQELAVMVVKKAIRMAEIVNIPILGLIENMAYAVCPHCGQRFFPFGEPKGEKVSMEVGIPFLGYLPINPELSQLGDEGKIEEVEHTGLGEVPKTLSEQLSRYSRTAQLLFKSQQPQ; from the coding sequence GTGAGCGACGACAAGAAAGAAAAGTGCGCCGAAGAAGGCAAGACTTGCTCCTCGTGCGCCGAAAGAGGCACTTGCGAGCACGCCAAGGACAAGCCCGCCTTTGACCCCCCTCATCCCCTTTCTAAGATCAAGCATGTCATCGCCATAATGAGCGGTAAGGGCGGGGTGGGGAAATCCACGGTGACCGCCCTGCTAGCCGTGGCGCTCACCCGCGACGGCAACCAGGTAGGCATACTCGACGCCGACGTAACCGGGCCCAGCATACCCAAACTCTTCGGGCTTAAAGGCAAGCCCGAGGCTTCGGAGTTAGGAATCTTCGCTCCCCGTACCAATCTCCTGGGCATACGGGCCATATCCATGAACCTCTTCCTGGAGCGGGAAGATGAACCGGTGATCTGGCGGGGCCCCATTATCTCCAACGTGATCCGCCAGTTCTGGACCGAGGTCATCTGGGGCGATCTCGACTACCTGCTGGTAGACCTGCCCCCGGGAACGGGAGACGCGCCGCTTACCGTGATGCAGTCTTTACCTCTGGACGGGGTGATCATCGTCTCCTCCCCGCAGGAGCTGGCGGTGATGGTGGTGAAGAAGGCCATACGCATGGCCGAAATCGTCAACATCCCCATCCTGGGCCTCATAGAGAACATGGCCTACGCCGTCTGCCCGCACTGCGGCCAGAGATTCTTCCCCTTCGGCGAGCCCAAAGGAGAAAAGGTGTCCATGGAGGTAGGCATCCCCTTCCTGGGCTACCTGCCCATAAACCCGGAGCTCTCGCAACTGGGAGATGAAGGAAAGATCGAGGAAGTGGAACACACAGGCCTAGGGGAAGTTCCCAAGACTTTAAGCGAGCAACTCTCCCGCTACTCGCGCACTGCCCAGCTCCTCTTCAAGAGCCAGCAGCCGCAATAA
- a CDS encoding RNA-guided endonuclease InsQ/TnpB family protein translates to MPLITIRAQVHADPKTLAVLKDAMFCATKVYNGLLWHLRKEYEETGKVDISRKNLNRILKGLPRAKGYYSMSVQLTRDEVREAYKSFFALKKKGLTQHEAPGFRRKGYLSPLKYVQSGFKVEGDKVRLSLGTGREDGVREVSFRISHRPGVEYERVRELSITYDKVSGRIEARLVVEVKANPCPGRLRVALDLGETILMAAAFEDGIVMLYSGRFIKSVRRYWQKVRASLKQNSRRWKEVAHREKLQVEHLLHVATSHFIEECVKRGVGEIAIGAITGIRESIDYGDRLNQRLHAWPYRKLINMLKYKGALAGIVVRDGVDEKNTSARCHACGRVLPSNRKHRGLYVCSCGWRAQADVNGSLNIFERAYEVSPVKGSSGRVARPVVLSLHLGWHGVHEPKRKEKTLRTSL, encoded by the coding sequence GTGCCCCTCATCACCATCAGAGCCCAGGTTCACGCCGATCCTAAGACCTTGGCCGTCCTCAAGGACGCCATGTTCTGCGCCACCAAGGTCTACAACGGCCTCCTCTGGCACCTGCGGAAAGAATACGAAGAGACCGGGAAGGTAGATATTTCCCGCAAAAACCTCAACCGCATCTTGAAAGGGCTCCCCCGGGCGAAGGGCTACTACTCGATGTCCGTGCAACTCACGCGGGACGAGGTGCGGGAAGCGTATAAGTCCTTCTTTGCCCTCAAGAAAAAGGGTCTCACGCAGCACGAGGCTCCAGGATTTCGCCGGAAAGGTTATCTCTCCCCGCTCAAGTACGTCCAGAGCGGCTTCAAGGTGGAGGGAGATAAAGTTCGACTTTCCCTGGGCACCGGCCGAGAAGACGGGGTGAGGGAAGTTTCCTTCCGCATTTCCCACCGCCCCGGCGTGGAGTACGAGCGGGTGCGGGAGCTCTCCATCACCTACGACAAGGTGTCCGGGCGAATCGAAGCCCGTCTGGTGGTGGAGGTGAAGGCGAACCCGTGTCCCGGCAGACTGAGGGTTGCCCTGGACCTGGGGGAGACCATCCTCATGGCGGCCGCCTTTGAGGACGGGATCGTGATGCTTTACTCCGGCAGGTTTATCAAGTCGGTGAGGCGGTACTGGCAGAAGGTGCGGGCAAGCCTTAAGCAGAACTCCCGCAGGTGGAAGGAGGTAGCCCACCGGGAAAAGCTTCAGGTGGAGCACCTGCTCCATGTGGCCACGTCCCACTTCATAGAGGAGTGCGTGAAGCGGGGTGTGGGAGAGATAGCCATTGGGGCGATCACGGGCATCCGCGAGAGCATCGACTATGGTGATCGGCTCAACCAGAGGCTGCACGCCTGGCCGTACCGGAAGCTCATCAACATGCTCAAGTACAAGGGTGCTCTGGCGGGAATTGTGGTCCGGGACGGTGTGGACGAGAAGAACACGTCTGCGCGCTGTCACGCCTGCGGGCGTGTACTGCCTTCCAACCGGAAACACAGGGGGCTTTACGTGTGTTCCTGTGGGTGGAGGGCGCAGGCGGACGTGAACGGCTCTTTGAACATTTTCGAGAGGGCGTACGAGGTATCTCCCGTCAAGGGGAGTAGTGGCCGTGTGGCGCGGCCCGTGGTCCTGTCGCTCCATCTGGGGTGGCACGGAGTCCACGAACCAAAGCGCAAGGAAAAGACCTTGCGTACATCCCTTTAA
- a CDS encoding Rqc2 family fibronectin-binding protein, with protein sequence MPFDGLTLNRIVQELKQELVGGRIERIYQPTELELLFVVRCQGKKQNLWLSAQANAPRVHLTALKERPNSRSSAFLTLLRRYLEGGRIAALEQPGLERILHLNITTTDELRRPVNYRLVVEIMGKHSNIILLEPEEGKILDGIKRYSHALSRYREVLPGRPYRTPQTDKLDPRSLAEEDFFAATLSSLPPATPLAKAIQQRFQGLGLPTAREVVLRAGLKEELLLEECGLYELRKLFLALKELVAEVTEGKSLPTLVLEGGKPVEFFPFAPLSFPNQREHGSMNEVVDRFYTLRTEAQRLDLLRQQLARKVGRRIEQAEKRLGALNALLEEKEPEKFRLWGELILANLHRLVPGMEEAVLENYHEPDSPPVTVPLDPSLTPVECAQRYFELYRRAKKARDTAQAEKERLEEELAYLASVATALSQAERLEELEEIAAEIEEEETGRPAPSRPEAPRPLKFVSPSGFTVWVGKNNRQNEYVTFKLASPDDLWLHARGVPGAHVVLKTGGKDPAPEDLRFAATLAAYFSQARQSTYVPVDYTRRANVRRPAGSRPGLVIYTQEQTLFVKPEEARKYLF encoded by the coding sequence TTGCCCTTCGACGGTCTCACCCTCAACCGCATAGTACAGGAACTGAAGCAAGAGCTCGTGGGTGGCCGCATCGAGCGGATCTATCAGCCCACTGAGCTGGAGCTCCTCTTTGTCGTGCGCTGCCAGGGAAAAAAGCAAAACCTGTGGCTTTCGGCCCAGGCTAACGCCCCCCGCGTGCACCTCACCGCCCTCAAAGAGCGGCCAAACTCCCGGTCGTCTGCTTTCTTAACTCTCCTGCGCCGCTATTTAGAAGGTGGGCGCATAGCCGCTTTAGAGCAGCCCGGGCTGGAAAGGATCCTTCACCTTAATATCACCACCACCGACGAACTAAGGCGCCCGGTCAACTACCGGTTGGTAGTAGAGATTATGGGCAAGCACAGCAATATTATCCTTTTGGAGCCGGAAGAGGGCAAGATCCTGGATGGGATCAAGCGCTACAGCCACGCTTTAAGCCGCTACCGGGAAGTACTGCCCGGGCGCCCCTACCGCACCCCCCAGACGGACAAACTCGATCCCCGCAGCTTGGCCGAAGAAGACTTTTTCGCCGCGACTTTGAGCTCCCTTCCTCCTGCCACCCCTCTGGCTAAAGCTATCCAGCAGCGCTTCCAGGGGTTAGGGCTGCCCACCGCCCGGGAGGTAGTGCTGCGGGCCGGGCTGAAAGAGGAACTTCTTTTGGAGGAGTGCGGCCTTTACGAGCTCCGGAAGCTCTTCTTGGCCTTGAAAGAGTTGGTGGCAGAGGTGACCGAGGGGAAGAGCCTGCCCACCCTGGTGCTGGAGGGAGGAAAGCCCGTAGAGTTTTTCCCTTTCGCTCCCCTTTCCTTCCCCAACCAGCGAGAGCACGGCAGTATGAACGAAGTGGTGGACCGCTTTTATACCCTGCGCACCGAAGCCCAGCGTCTGGATCTGCTCCGGCAGCAACTGGCCCGGAAAGTAGGTCGGCGCATAGAGCAGGCGGAAAAACGGCTGGGGGCTTTGAACGCCCTCTTGGAAGAAAAGGAGCCGGAGAAGTTCCGGCTCTGGGGAGAACTCATCCTGGCCAACCTGCACCGCTTGGTCCCCGGAATGGAAGAGGCAGTGCTGGAGAATTATCACGAGCCAGACTCTCCGCCGGTGACCGTGCCCTTGGATCCTTCTCTTACCCCGGTGGAGTGCGCCCAGCGCTACTTCGAGCTTTACCGCCGGGCCAAGAAAGCCCGGGACACTGCCCAGGCAGAAAAAGAGAGGCTGGAAGAGGAGCTGGCTTACCTAGCCTCGGTAGCCACGGCCCTTTCTCAGGCCGAAAGACTGGAGGAGTTGGAAGAGATAGCCGCCGAGATAGAAGAGGAGGAGACGGGTCGTCCGGCTCCTTCTCGCCCGGAAGCTCCGCGCCCCTTAAAGTTCGTCTCTCCTAGCGGCTTTACCGTCTGGGTGGGGAAGAACAATCGGCAAAACGAATACGTCACCTTCAAGCTGGCTTCCCCGGATGACCTTTGGCTCCACGCCCGTGGGGTGCCGGGCGCGCACGTAGTGCTCAAGACCGGGGGGAAAGACCCCGCGCCGGAAGACCTGCGCTTTGCCGCTACTTTGGCCGCCTACTTCAGCCAGGCCCGGCAAAGTACCTACGTGCCGGTAGACTACACCCGGCGGGCCAACGTCAGGCGCCCGGCCGGAAGCCGCCCCGGCCTGGTGATCTACACGCAAGAGCAAACCCTTTTCGTGAAACCGGAGGAAGCTAGAAAATACCTTTTCTAA